The Raphanus sativus cultivar WK10039 chromosome 2, ASM80110v3, whole genome shotgun sequence DNA segment CTTAAGGGCCCCTGGTTACGCGAAGTGGTTTGGAAGGCGAGAGAAGCCCATATGAAAACTCTCGTGGCCAACGCGGATCGAACCCAGGGCGGGCACTTCAGTGgattattacatttaaaaactattaGTAGAATATTTTACGTAAGAAAACTAATTAAGAAGATTGGTAGGCTAAAAAACGAGGCAAAGAAGATAGAAGAGAGTGACTTCTCTCCGTcatatcttctcttctcttccttttgCTCTGTGAGAGACTAAtcagttttattttagtttaaggAGTTCCTGAGCAAACTCTTAGTAACAAAGTAAACAAGAAAAGGAGAGTCCAGAAAGAGAaagccagagagagagagagagctagagAAAACGATACCTAAGTTCAATTtttatcttctctctcttttctatGCAGCAAAGTCCAAAGGTATCCTATTCGTCTCTGCTCTCTCTATTGCATCTGATACATGTATATCtatagatatgtaaatatatatttctgtaTGTGTTATTTTGTTCATCAGTtgatgtgtgtatatatatatatatatatatatatatttttgatcagaatatatatatatatatatataaaacagcATATGACCTAGTTGATCATCTCACTCTTTCTTAGTTATGTTTCAAATGATTTGTTTGAATCATTACAGGATCCGAGGTAGAAGGagatatactatttatatatatcatgaagaagaagattgaaagCTTCATATGGGAATAGCTAAAAGCCTAACACACCTCCTACTACTACAGTTCTGTTGAAGTCTATATTTGATATTTCTATGTCCCAagattatcatcatcatcaacaacaccAAGGAGAAATCTTCAACTTCTCTAATGGATTCGACCAATCAGATTCTCCTAATTTAAAGCAAGAACATCAAAGGATACAAGAGATGGACGAGGAATCCTCAGTCCCTAGAAGTGGGATTCCTGTCTACGAACCTGCCGGAATGTTATCAGAGATGTTTAATTTCCACAGAAGCagcggtggtggtggaggagtaGATCTTGACCACTCCCAATCTTTCCGGTTAAATAGACAGTTACTTGAGCAGCAACATCAGAATATTCCGGCCATAAATGCTACGGAGTCAGCCGCCGCCATGCGGCTATTCTTAATGAATCCACCGCCACCGCAACAACCACCATCCACAAGGAGCCACCACGGTTCTTCAACTCTTCACATGTTACTACCAAATCCATCTCATCATCAAGGCTACACTAATACTATGTCTATGCATCAGCTTCCTCACCAACAGCTGACGTGGCAGCCTTCCTCCGATCATCACAACAGACAAACCGAGATCGGGACCGTCCACGTGGAAAACAGCGGTGGGCAAGGCTTGTCCTTATCTCTCTCGTCGTCTTTAGAGGCAGCAGCAAAAGCCGAAGAGTATAGAAAAATTTACCATGGAAGCAACTTATCATCTCATCATCAATTCAATGAATTCAAGACTCTTCTTGCTGACTCCtctcaacatcatcatcatcaagtaTCAAACCAATTCTTATCATCTCCGGCGGctgcttcttcatcttcttccgtAGGAGCAGTCACTATCTTGAGAAATTCAAGGTACACAAAGGCAGCTCAAGAGTTGTTGGAGGAGTTTTGTAGCGTTGGAAGAGGATTTtctaagaaaaacaaacttaagAACAATTCAAACCCTAATACTAGTGCTGGCGACGGTAGCAGtagtggtggaggtggaggttCACCATCGTCGGCCGGAGCAAGTAAGGAACATCCTCCTCTATCGGCCTCTGATCGGATTGAGCATCAAAGAAGGAAAGTAAAGCTACTCACCATGCTTGAAGAGGTACTCCTTTGGTTTCAATCTCTTGACTTGGTCTTTTAGTGATATTCACACATTTTACGTCGATAACATGAAATtccataaaaatcatattttagtcaaatacaCCATTAATCCAATGAGTTATTACAAAAAGACAAGAAACATGATACTGTCTGGATtgattaatatttgttttgtctcTATTAATCTATTAGAATTGGTCATAGTTCCATCGTTTTGCTAGTCTGACTACGCAATCATACCATCATTTATactagaaaatttaaattttaatcattttattacTGTGTTGGGATCGTATTAAAAGGTTTTGTTGAGAGAATTTTGATGCTTAACGTTTGGTGGAGTCGATTAATCAAAGAAAAATCATTGCAATTAATTAAACTGGCGTTTCCATCTCCATGTAAGCTACTCCCTCCGACGTCCTAAAACTAGCCCTTAACGTTACTCAATTATTTTACCCATAATtgagttattatattttttagttgaCTAAAAAAAATTTTCACTAAAggagttattttatttttgtgctCGAGGATACGATAAAACGGACTATTGCTAGGAAAACAAACACTTTTGGAGTATATTATCTAGCCCTTTAAGTTTTCTTACTATCTCATATgaacataatataactaatgacatttgtttatttatcattATATACTTGTACACAACTAGTGACAGTATTTTATTCCATGGAACTTGTACACAAATATACCTCCCCATGAGAAAGTCTCTACACAATTATTAATCACGTGAATATATAGCACAAAGGTTAGAAATAACATTGATTATAAGATAAAGGGATAttacttgtcaaaaaaaaagataaagtaatattatattatgtatGGACTGTATattgtatagttttattttgttggcAGGTGGACAGACGGTACAACCATTACTGCGAGCAAATGCAGATGGTTGTGAACTCTTTTGACATTGTAATGGGCCACGGCGCGGCGATACCATACACTGCATTGGCTCAAAAGGCTATGTCGAGGCATTTTAGATGCCTTAAGGATGCCGTGGCAGCTCAGCTTAGACATAGCTGTGAACTTCTTGGGGACAAAGATGCAGCCGGAATATCTTCTCTTGGATTAACTAAAGGGGAAACGCCGCGGTTGCGTTTGCTAGAACAGAGTTTGCGTCAGCAACGTGCGTTTCATCAAATGGGGATGATGGAACAAGAAGCTTGGCGGCCACAACGCGGTTTGCCTGAACGCTCCGTTAATATCCTTAGAGCTTGGCTCTTCGAGCATTTCCTCCACCCGTAAgtcaatttttttatcttatacTTTTCATTATTCCTTATTAATCAATTGCGTTAAAGTATTTAATTTCATGTTATATCATCACTGCTTTCTTTAGTTTTGTGTCTCTGAAATTTTGCTATTTTATTGTTAGTGATAGTTATCGAAAAAATGGAAATAAAGCAAAAGAGTAGTGTTTCTGTACCTTTCACCTCTCTGTCAATTGCTTTATGagtaaaacaaaacagaaaaaaatgaaatctaaGTTAAAGAAGGAAAACAATTGGATCTATGCTAATGTAATCATCAGCTTTTCTTTTGTCTCTTAGATTCTCACGCCCTTGTTGGCAAAAAGGAGGAGAAAGCCTGTACTTTTTCTTGCATATACTTGATTGTattgtttaatataaaagaaaaagaaaattagtttgAATTTAGGGCAAAGATAGAGTGATGTCATTTTCTGGTCTCTTTCTCAGGTATCCAAGCGATGCAGATAAGCACCTCTTGGCTCGACAGACTGGTTTATCCAGAAATCAGGTCAgtctaaaattatattatagggAATATATATTCCATATATCTACTATATAGAGACATTTacacaataaaataaaagtgttcattaatttaatactttttttttgaaacttttaattTAATACTTGGCTATCTTTAATCAAGTTGTGTTTGGGGATTATCTTAGTGTTAGTCGAAATCGTGGATGGTTTTACTATATACAACTGGTGATAGTGATCGGAGTGTTGACTTCTAATGAGTTACCTTGTAGTAACATGTAGACTTAAGTACATGATATCTAGTATTTGATATCAAGTACatgatatcatatatattcatatatacatgAATGTTTTTTCCTTTGCGTTAGTATACATGATATCAGtatttgtttgaaaattataaacaaaaacagaaagagTAGTCTCGTTTGCGTTTGTTAGATATTTGATAAAATACTagcatttttcttcttctaaaaaCATGATCCTAGCATTTTAAACTAGTAATATAACCAGTAATATGATTTccgtttataaaaaaaactttacaatgtatataacaaaaaaaatacaagaaatAGAACTCGGTTACCATTTTACATACACTTGCAAACGATAATTTATAACAAACAACAGTTAGTGTTTATAATGAGTTAACATCCCAGAGAAAGATAGATAAGATAAACCTAACTTATTTCCTGAGTAGACTACGTAACTAGTAACTAACTTGAGACAAATCTCTTGTTTCTTTCCTTTGTTTGGCTAATAGATATGACAGAGGGAGACCATGTGTTTTGCCTTCCACTCACGAGTAACTTTTCTTGGGATtcgttatttttattattacaaacatagaagagagagagagcgtaTGTTTATGTGCATGATATGAAAGAGAAAGCGATCGACATTAAAGACTCAAAAGGGACCATTTCCCTCAAGTACATCAAAATTTGCAGCTTTCAATTATCCCGAAGAAACCCTCAATTTCTTGCATTCATTTAATAACcaaatgacaaacaaaaaagagcccacaatttataattattaacttGGTAAAcgttttttttgtctttttcattcAGGTATCAAACTGGTTCATAAATGCTAGGGTTCGATTATGGAAACCAATGGTGGAAGAGATGTATCAACAAgaatcaaaagaaagagaagaaggatTAGAAGAAAACGAACAAGAAgatcaagaaacaaaaaacaacgACAAGAGCACAAAACCCAACAACAATGAAAGCAACTTCACTGCCGTTCGGACCACAACACAAACTCCAACGACAGCTGCAACCCCACCAGACGCAGGCCACCGTCTAAGATCAGCTGCCGATATCAATGCTTACGAAAACGACCCTTCATCCTCCTCCTACTCCAACGCCGCCGCAGTAGTCTCTAACTACGGTGGTTCAGCCGCTTTTTCTGCGGTTGCAACGTGCCAGCAAGGTGTTAGTGGATTTGATGATGCTGACATGGATGGTGATAATGTTATACGGTTTGGTACAAACCCTACTGGTGACGTATCACTCACGCTTGGTCTACGCCATGCTGGCAATATGCCTGATGAGAACGCCTCTTTCTGCGTTAGAGATTTTGGTGGGTTTTAGTTCGGTTTTGCTACTCCATTTCTTTGATTAACTTACTATATAGTTTTTCTTATTCTTTTGTCACACCGATGGATTCAAAACCTATTTAATACTATCTCACAGGTCACAACAATACTTTAGTTTCCTCTTGCAAACAGAAGAAAAACAATGTGACAGCATAATGTAATATCGTGAGATGAGCATATATAGAAACATTACAAAAGTTTCTCTCTGCCTTTCGAGCAAGCCGGTAAGATGATATCTGAAAGAACACAAACATTGGAGATTCAGACAGCCTCTTCATCGTCCAAGAGCAAACAATCTTTTATCTTCTCCCTGAAAAAATAATTTGGAAAACAACGTTACAATAGTGTTAAACCAAAGGTTTCAAGAGGCTCAAGCAATGACATGTGACTAATTAGAGATGCTCACCTGAGATATGTTTGACTGTCAAACTTTTGATGATGCTTTACTTGGGAGATCATGTGATGTGGTAGTAAGGAGCCGAAATGCTCAAGAGATGAACGATCTTGAGGAAGTATTTGGAACCGGCAACTCGAACAGCAAGCAGCAAAAAGGGCATCAGAATCATATCCTTTAAAAGTATTCAAATCTGATGAGTCAGATTCATTTAGTGGGCCGTTGCAGATGGGACAGAATGCTTCTGTAGTCATGGAACCGTCATATTTGAGATTGAATTTCTTCAGACGCCTCTGCGTGGCCATAGGAACACAAGAGTCGTCCGTTTCAGGAATTTTATTGAAGTAAAACGGAGTGAGCTTTGCAGCTGTCCGTACAATTGTGCACTCCCGTGATGGATTCTCTTCCTGCGCAAACACATAACTAAGTATGTTCATAACAACAAGATTAATGATGGACTACAAGAAACCAAGAAGTTGATTTTTGTCACCTGCAACAGAGAAACGAATGAAGACACCAAGTCATTGATCCCGGATTGAGGATGACGAGCCAACTCCACAGTCTTTAGACTGTCCTGACCATAATGGGTTAGATGTTATACaatagttgaaaaataaaagcgAAGAATATTGACAAACTCGGTTAATATACGAACCCATCCAAATGGCAGAGTCTAGTTATTTCCTGCCAAACACAATCTCGAAGTGGCAGGACAACGGGAACCTTCCACCTCGCATCAACATGCTGAATATCTGCTGATAGTGAGTAACCTCGTCCCTGTCTCAAAAGAAAATGCAAAGTCAAAGTCTTCGATCGAATGAATGTAGTCTAAATATCTAGGCTCTTTGATGTAACAATTGTGTTCTCTTTCAAGCCTGAAAATATAAGTTTACAGGACAGAGTAAGCAGAACAAACCTTGACAGTGGCCGTAAGAACATGGGAAGCGAGTCTCGACGTGCATGATCCTACCACTAACCTGTTGTACCCATTCTCAGAAGCAACCTAAAAACAATCATCAAACAACATTAGATCAAAGATATCTCCAAGCCggttctttttttatatatattcccAATAGACACAAAAGCCAAACAAACCTTTTGCAAAGACAACATCTTGAGATGCAGCAAAAGGTCTTCTTTTCCAGTCTCATCACTAACAGAATCCAACAGCTTCACAAGCCTGCCCCGTGCTTCAACAGACTCTGAACCAAACACGCTTTCGATAGGAACAACATGGAGATCCTTCTCAGGTGGATACATACTCAAAACAGTTGACCTCACCCACGCAACCGCATCCCCCATCTCACTGGAAAGAGCCGGAGGATAAGCAGCACTCTCATCCACAAACGCAACGCCAACACCAAACACAGGCAAAGACCTATCACGACTCGCCTCGTAATTCTTCAAAGCCTTGACTTGCAGCTCGTGCACAAACTGAAGAGCAACCCTAAACAACACACACACATCAATCAACCACTTTAGATATAAAGAAAGGAAGGAAGATGAGCCAAAAACCTGGAAGATGAGCCACCAGAGAAAGCAACAAGAACGTTATCTGAAGGAGTGATCATGGCGTGTGAAGTAACAGCGAGACGGAACTTCCCATAGACGTTGCTCCTGAAACAATCCGCGCAGAATCTTCCGTCGTCTGAGCCACCATCGCCGAACGTCATCGGCTCATTGGATTTACACTTGAGGCATACACTCTCCTTCTTAGCACCAATAACTTCCTCCTCTGCCTTGCTTCCATTTTCCTTCTCACGGCCACAGGAACCGGACTCACAGCCAGATGAATTACAAGCCATCTCTAAGCTAAGACAATACAGTAACCGCCATTAACGAGCTTCTTAAGAGATTGTTCAGATTCAAAATCGAAACAAACACATCTAGTGAATCCTAAATCAAACGAAGTAtacagaaaaaggaaaagagaatcTAGGTTTCTGCTTAGTGGTGGATTACCAGTTTCAGGTGGGAAGAGAGTCGCCGCGATGCTTCAGCTGCAGCAGCTCCAGTCTCCGTcgtagaggaagaagaaagggaGAATAGTAAAACCTTGGTAGACAGAGGGGAGAGGCCCAAGTATTGCTTTTAATAGAAGCCCAGATATATTTTAAAGGCTCatcaaatattatattgaaAGCCCAGATTTATGTTTTTCGTCCGGTATGATCAGACTGCATGCTGTTTTTTTCCTCCTATACCGGGATGATGTTCTCGCTGTCTTTGCGACCGGGAGAATAATGACTAGTGAACGTTGGATTCTACTTAGGTCTCGTCATTGTCCACAGTCAGTATATAAGAAAGTTTTTAATAGctaagttatttttaaaatagcagATTGATGAGTTATGTTTTGTTAAATAATGACTTGGCTCGCTAGTATCAATTATGCTAACGATCGCTACTATCACTTTTAACAGTATTGAAAAAGGAGGGTTGATTCAACTAAACCATTATGGTTTTTGTTTTAGCCACCTAGACCCCTAATGAGACGAGTGGACAAAAAGAATGTGACAATCACTATCTTCAAGAATACgaacaaatattattggttgTCCACATCCTGTGAACATTTggagatattttattttctcattaAAACGCATAAAGAGGACTAGTGAATGATACGAAAGTTTTAAGGAAATAAGTAAGAGTGCATATAAGAGATAAACACACTATATTACGAAAAAAGGTTTTCTTTTGGAAATAGGTGGGATATTATACAAGATTATAGTGGAACGTTTGGTAGCAAACTTTATGTCTTGGGGTAGCTTAGTAATAAACTTTTTTGGAGTTTTCATGTATCTTATATATGTCTTCAAATTGATTCTCTCTTgaactaaattatcattatttagtCAGTTTGAATTTAGATTTCGATCCAGATAGTTAATATAGTGTGAATTATAAATGATTGATCCATCTTTTAACATTAGTTGGAAGATATTCTAAAGGATTAGATAGTATAATACACTTctataatataacattaaatatataataccaCTGTTTTCTCCTCTGATTTTCCTTTTtgtattttggttttatatgGTTTTGTGTACAGAGATACTAGCAAAGCAAAATGATGGTGTTGAGGTCTCGTGAGCGACAAGTTTGGTTAGAACCCTACTCTTTTCAAATGAGGCCAATGCACATATAATGCATGCATACATGTAATGGACGAAAGATGAAGGAAAATTGATTCATGGAATGGTGTAATAATGGATTCAATCTAAGATCAAGAATCGTGTGATAATAAGaattaaacaatttattaaaaGTCACTTACAATCATTTTGTCTTAACTTTTCCCTTTTGGTTTATAAGGTGTGGCGTAtactttttacatattttctgaTAAACATATAATCGACGATCAGCATTAAAAATGAAAGTCAAATATAAGAGGACCTGTTTATAGTTACTCG contains these protein-coding regions:
- the LOC130508263 gene encoding BEL1-like homeodomain protein 2: MSQDYHHHQQHQGEIFNFSNGFDQSDSPNLKQEHQRIQEMDEESSVPRSGIPVYEPAGMLSEMFNFHRSSGGGGGVDLDHSQSFRLNRQLLEQQHQNIPAINATESAAAMRLFLMNPPPPQQPPSTRSHHGSSTLHMLLPNPSHHQGYTNTMSMHQLPHQQLTWQPSSDHHNRQTEIGTVHVENSGGQGLSLSLSSSLEAAAKAEEYRKIYHGSNLSSHHQFNEFKTLLADSSQHHHHQVSNQFLSSPAAASSSSSVGAVTILRNSRYTKAAQELLEEFCSVGRGFSKKNKLKNNSNPNTSAGDGSSSGGGGGSPSSAGASKEHPPLSASDRIEHQRRKVKLLTMLEEVDRRYNHYCEQMQMVVNSFDIVMGHGAAIPYTALAQKAMSRHFRCLKDAVAAQLRHSCELLGDKDAAGISSLGLTKGETPRLRLLEQSLRQQRAFHQMGMMEQEAWRPQRGLPERSVNILRAWLFEHFLHPYPSDADKHLLARQTGLSRNQVSNWFINARVRLWKPMVEEMYQQESKEREEGLEENEQEDQETKNNDKSTKPNNNESNFTAVRTTTQTPTTAATPPDAGHRLRSAADINAYENDPSSSSYSNAAAVVSNYGGSAAFSAVATCQQGVSGFDDADMDGDNVIRFGTNPTGDVSLTLGLRHAGNMPDENASFCVRDFGGF
- the LOC130508264 gene encoding cytoplasmic tRNA 2-thiolation protein 2-like, with product MACNSSGCESGSCGREKENGSKAEEEVIGAKKESVCLKCKSNEPMTFGDGGSDDGRFCADCFRSNVYGKFRLAVTSHAMITPSDNVLVAFSGGSSSRVALQFVHELQVKALKNYEASRDRSLPVFGVGVAFVDESAAYPPALSSEMGDAVAWVRSTVLSMYPPEKDLHVVPIESVFGSESVEARGRLVKLLDSVSDETGKEDLLLHLKMLSLQKVASENGYNRLVVGSCTSRLASHVLTATVKGRGYSLSADIQHVDARWKVPVVLPLRDCVWQEITRLCHLDGLKTVELARHPQSGINDLVSSFVSLLQEENPSRECTIVRTAAKLTPFYFNKIPETDDSCVPMATQRRLKKFNLKYDGSMTTEAFCPICNGPLNESDSSDLNTFKGYDSDALFAACCSSCRFQILPQDRSSLEHFGSLLPHHMISQVKHHQKFDSQTYLREKIKDCLLLDDEEAV